The genomic window AGATCATCAGGGTAACGGCCAGGAATGCTGTGAGCGCTCCTGCCAAACCGCTGAGATCCGCTGTGAGGCCAGCTATTATAGGGCCTATGACGACCCCGAGCATTCTGGAGGTGTTGAAGATCCCGAAGATCTCCCCCCTCCTCTCAGGGCTTGTGACATCCGAGACCACCACAGCAGCTGCGGGTGTGCACATTCCGGAGCTCAGGCCGAGAAGTGAGAGGGCCAGAAGCTGCGGGAGAAGCCCCGGACCGTGGCCGAGCGCCGCGAATCCAAGAGCGCAGCCGAGGCTTCCTCCGCTTATGAGAAGCCTGCGGTGGCCGAGATCCGCTATTCTTCCGAAATATATATTGGAAAGAGCATTGGTGCCTGCGTACGCGAGGTACAGAATGCCCAGCTGAGACACGCCCACACCGACGCTCAGCGCCAGCTCCGGCAGCAGCGTCATGTTGAACCCCCCGATCAGGCCGGGTAGCATCACCACGCTGCAGCATATGATGAACGTTATCATGGATCCATCTATGATCAGCCTGGATCTGTGTGTGTTTGAGGACAGCACCCCGCTCCTGATCGGTGGCTCTCTGACGACGAAGATCACTATGACAAGAGCTGCAGTGGCAAACATGCTCCAGAAGACGAACGGCGCTTTTATTCCAAAGACTCCGTAGAGGATGCTTCCGATGACCGGCCCCACAGCCACGGCGGAGTAGAATGATGCGTTGTACCAGCCCATGGCAAGGCCTCTGTGAGATTGATCCACGCAGTCCACTATCAGGGCCATGGCGACCGGCCAGACCATCGAAGCTCCTATGCCGCCGAAGATTCTTATCAGTACAAGCTGATACACGTTCGAGGCATAAATGTAGAGCAGCGGCATCATCGCAAATGTCAGAAGACCGACGAGAAGAACCGGCTTTCTCCCCCTGAGATCTGAGAGCCTCCCGGCGGGCATCTGCGTCAGCAGCTGAACCGCGCCGTAAACAGAGATTATTATCCCCAGCATGAGGTGCGTGGCCCCGAGATCGAGGACATAAAGGGGAAATACCGGCGCCACCACTGAGAAACCCAGAACGGAGACGAAGACCGACAGGTACAGGGGGAATATGCTCTTCGGAAGATCTGTCATCTAGAACTTTAGCTCCATGCCGAGTATTGTTCTTGTGTTTGTCACGCTGGGTATCTCGCGAACCGAGAGAACTATCCTGTTAAGATCAGATATCGCCTCGACATCTGCTATCGCTATGAAGTCGTACTCACCGTAAACCGGCACGACCTCCTTTATATCTCTGATTCTCTGAAGGGAGTCAAAGACCTGCTTCTCGGAGCCCGGCTCGACATTTATCATTATAAATCCTTTCATGCGCGCCCTCCATGCACCGGCCAATCGACCAGATCCTCACCCTCCGCTCTGCTCGGAGCCGCTGCTCTCCCGGGCGAGATCCTCCATCGCCTGGACCTTTCCGATTATGGCAGCCATCTCGACCTCGAACCTTGGGTCAGGAGTCATCTCGTAAGCCCTGCCGATGCATTCGATCGCCTCCTGGAACCTGCCCAGCGCCACGAGTATGGTTGCCTTCGCCTCCAGGTCGTAGGCATCTCCGCCCCTCTCCATAACGGTCTCGTAGAGTTCCATTGCCTTCTCAAAATCACCACGTGCGCGGTGGACAAACGCGATGTTCCTCATGGCATCCAGGTTATCTGGATCGATCTCCAGTGCTCTGTTGTAGCACTGGAGCGCCTCATCGATCCTGTCCAGGTTGTACAGCGCAACTCCTTTGTTGTTCCAGGCATCCGAGCTGTTCGGGTTGATCTCCAGCGCTCTGTCATAGTACTCCAGGGCCTTTTCATGCATTCCTCGCTTCACCATGTCAATGCCTTTGTGTATGAGGATCTTCTCCTTGGTATGCATCCCGCTTCCCCCTACATGTAACCCTGGAGCTGGGATGATCTCTCAGGCTCCTTCGGCTTCCCAGGGCGCTTGATCTCCCCGAAGAGCTTCTCGTACTCCTTTATGTGGTTCATCAGCCACTCAGCAAGCTCCTTTGCCGCCAGCGGAGAGAGTATGACCTCAACCTCCATGCTCCTTTCGACCGCGCTCAGCTGCTTTCCGCCCTCTATGAAAGCTCTCGGTGAATCATTGTAGAATGATATCCTGAAATCGTACGGGCTGTGACCGCCAATGGCTCCTATCGCGTAGACCTGCCGGAATGCAGGGCTCCTTGTTACCTCTATAGAGACTTCCATGGTATTCCGGTAAAACATCTATATTAAAATAGGTGTTGAGACTGCGAAAAAACTGGGTGCGCTCGTGCACCAGGCACAGCTCTCTGCTGAGAGCATACGCCCTTTGTGCTGCTCTCATGCGAGCGCCGGATGTTGCGCATCCTGTCCGCACGATTCAAGCAGCACTTGTTGTGCTTTGCCGTTCATCGATTCAGGCCCTCGACAGAACCCCAGGCGCCATATGCAAAGGAAGCGGGTGAGAGGTTGGACGCAGATCCAGGGAGGAGACCCTCTCACCGGGTGTTATATGGCCTCTGGAGTTTATCCAGATATCTTGAGTATGGACAATTTTACTTACTTAAACCTTCCGGATGACGGTGCATCGAACAACTGGCAGCGCAGAAGAGATGCTCCGGGATAATATCGCGACATTTTTGGGCTCGAGCTGGAGGCAGAGGCAATCGATAGCCTTCGCCGGGATGGATGCTGTTGATCGATGGGATGCAGGTACTCACTCAGCCCCACATGCGCCGAAAGACTGATGTAGTGCGCTGAGACGCACTCAAAACCTTCCAGAGTCACAGAACAGGAACTCATATGCTGCACGCTCCGGATAAGATGGAGCTCTTACATCCTCAAGCCTCAGCTAAGGTTATATACATTAAAAACTTAATGATTAAGCATGAACTATGGCTACACGGGCTATGTGGCCACGCAGGGCTCTGACGAGGTGGATATCACCGATTTCCTCAGAAGTCTCGGATTCCTGGAGGACGAGATCTTCAGCGTTGTGTACGAGCTGAACTCATACAGAACGATACCCGGCACAACTCTGGAGAGATACATCCACAGAGTCGTATCATCCATAGTTGATGAGGAGAGATTGTCATTCCTCAAAGGGCTCCTGGTGGGAATAGCCATACGTCAGGTTGTCGATACGATCCAGGACGATGATGAGCCGCCGCTCAGTGATGAGGAGGCGCTGCTGCTGGAGGAGCTGAGGAGGCTCTCCTGATTGGGAATTCAGCACACAGACTCCGGTCTTCATGCCTGACAGGATTTCAAATGCACAGCATTTGACGGACCTGCGGCGCACTCGCCTGCTCCGACAGCTGCCATCGCGTGCTCGATGTAGCTGGGCTGAGGGAAATTCAGCCTGCCCTATCATTTGGCTTATCTTTTTGATCGTATTACAGATGAATATGTGCCATGTGTCTCCAAGCCTGCATGGTCCCGAGTTGCTGGCACAGAGGATTCATCTGCCCTAAGACAATTCAGAGATTCAGCAGATCTCTGTGTGCTTTCCTGCAAGCAAACAGCATCTCTCTGTAACTCGGGCTGTAATGCAGATGGCTCGTGCATCTGCAATCGGTGCATCCGAAACGCGCTACAGGGATGCAATTCACGCCGATCCTCCTGGCTGCCTCACATTCTAGATCCCTATCGGTTGCTGTGGTGATGACATCCCTCAAAATGACATGTGGAAGGAGATAATCGATATGCCAGCGGCGCGTGGCGTTCTCACCATTCATCACCGCAATATGGCGATTTATCCGCCTGAAGCCGCCCGGGCCGCGGGCAGAGCCGGTGTACGCGTAGTATCCTTCTGGAAACAGAATCTCGCCGAGAGAGCCAACTCTTATCCGGATCCCATGCTCCAGGTCCAGTATCAGGGTGTAGATGCCTCGCATCCTGATCTCCGCGTTCGCGTTCTTACACGCCGAGCGCGTTGATCTCATCGATCAGCTCGGCGAAGGCCTCAAGCTCTAGCTCTATGACCTCCTCCTCTGTCATCGAGATGCTCATCTCGCCATCGACTGTGAGCCTGTCCGGACCTCTCACTATCAGCCTGTCGATACCATCCCTTGAGAGCTCCTTTTTCACCTCCCTCTCATGCGCAAGCATTCTCCCCGGAATGACGACGGTCCTTCTGACCCTGGAGAGGTCCACATCCCTGAGATCGTCGATCGTCATGAGGCATGCTACGTCCTTCTTCGTGGCGATAACATTCACATCTCCACCCAGCGCGGAGAATATCCTCTCCAGCAGCGGAGCGGCTATCGATCCCGTGATGATCGTCGCAGATCTCCTCAGCTCCGGGAGGGATCTGAGCCTCTCGGTATTGTGGGACAGAGCAAAAGGCGCCTTCGTCTCCGGGTCCCAGAGTGGAGTTCCGGTTATCCTGATTCTGTATCTCTGATTCATCTCAGTAACAGTGTCCCTGAACTCCTCGACGGTGTGAACATCCTGCCCTGGGATGATAGGCGCATTTCCCAGTATCAATCCCTGCTCAGGATGGTTTGCGAACCTCATCAGGATCAGGCCCTTTGCTCCCATGTCCTCGAGATCCTGGCATGTCCTCTCAAGGACCTCCCTGTCGTTCACGCCCTTCAGCAGGACCGCTGCAGCATAGACATCACACCTCTCGCAGAATATCCTCAGGTTTGATAGAGCCGCCTCTGGATGCTTATCATGCATGTATTTCCGTCTCAGCTCAGGATCTGTGGAGAAGACTGTGAATGAGACCTCTCTGACGCCCGCGTCCACAAGCTCATCCGCCTCATCGCCCCGCTTGAAGCCCTTGCCGCTGGTGTACCCCAGATGTATCGGGACGCTCTTCTGACCGAGAATCCTCACAAGCTTCAGAAGATCCGGATAGCAGCTCAGGTCTCCACCACCGCTTATGGTCACCTTGTCCGGCGTGGCTCCATAAGAGGCCTGGGCGACATCGAACACCACCGCATCGATCGGCTTGAATCCGGGGTAGCCCTCGATTATGGCCCTGGTGCAGTAATCGCAGCCCTTCCTGAACGGAAGACAGTGCTTGCAGCCGAAGGGCGGAACCGGCTTCACGCCCCTGAAGTAGCAGTAGGTGCAGAAGCCACCGCAATCAATGCCGGGCCTGCCGCCAACATCTGCGAGTATCTCCATGAGAGCGAGTCTGTCCGGGAACATAAAAAGGTTGGCGATCGACACTGTCCTGGAGATCTACCCGACTGATGTAGCGGATGATCGGCCAGGTTCGAATAGACGACAAGATGTCTGGCCATCTGTGGTTGCAGTATCACCCGATACGGTATTCGAATCGACGAGTTCTGACGCATCCAACCTCGTGGATATCATGCAGCATTATGCCAGAGCAGTATTCCTGATAGCTGATAGCGTTCAGTTATTCGAGCCCATGATCCTCAACCCCATACGATCTGGCAAAGGCGATAAACAGTCTGGCAGATTACGAATGTATCGACTCCATCACAAAAAACCCATGCTGCAGGCATTTTTGCTACAATTGTTAAGATTAATCTTAAATAGTAGTATACTAATATTCCAAAATCGGTGATGGTATGATGAGATTTGTTTTAAGTAGTATCTGCATCACCCTTGTCCTGATATCATGCGCGTTTGCAGACGATGCCGCGATACAGGAGATTGGTGTCAGAGCTGCAGAGAAGGCGATGAGCGAGTTATCCTTCCAGAAAGGCGATGAGAACATACTTGTTTTGACGAATGCTGGTTACGCGATCGTCTCAGGCATGACCACCCAGAAGGCGCTGAAGGGAGTCTCAGAGACCGCAGGCTGCTCTCATGGCGACGGAAACCTCTTTCAGGTTCTGAGGCCGCACTGGAAGCCGCTGTGGTTCTACTTCTTCGATAAGAACAGCAAAGAGGCGCTGTATCTGGAAGTGAAGGCGGAGGCGCTCTCGATGAGTCTAGAGGGGTTGAAAGCTGCGTCGGATGATGCAGTCTTCTCAAAGATCTCAAAGGCAAATGTGGATCTCGATTACCTATTGAACAACACCGATGAAGGTAACAGAACTTTTAACGAGAAGATCTTCGATGGGAACGAGTTCTCGCTTGTGGGAATATCAAATGTGTGGGCCAGGAACGCAAGCTTCGACTTCATTCAGGCAGCTTCATTCCACGACCATCTCTGCCCCGGAGTCACCAGCGGATACATGATCGCGAAATACGTGGAGAAGGAGCTGCCGATAAACAGCAGCGCTGAGAGCTACAAGGTGATAGCAGTGCCTCCATGGTGCAAGGATGACGCACTCCAGATTCTCTGGGATGCGACGGTCGGAAAGAGCGGCATCTTCGTCATGGCTCTGACGGATACAGAGAAGAACGCGCTCAGGGCGAAGTACAACCAGAGCGACGTCGCAGGGATATTCGTTAGATGGAACGATACCGCAAAGCAGGGGGATGCGCTGGTTCTGAGCTTCAACTGGACTAGGATGTACGAGCTCACGGAGACGAAGGACTGGAAGGGCCCATCCTGGGCACCGAAGCTCGTGATGGATGTTCGCATGATGGACTACTGGGATGAGCCAGAGATCGCGGTGAGCGTTATAAAGAGATTCCAGGTTGACCAGAATATGCTGGCCCAGCTCCAGAACGCTGGCATGCATCCCCTGAAGGTTGCGGGAGTGATGTGAGGGACATAATCCCTCCTTTATATTTAGCAACTTTAATGACCTCTACCAATAAATACGACACTTTAGTTGCCAGATTAAATTGATGAGCCAGACTTGTTGCAAGCAATTTCATTAAAGATGTTATTCAATGACAAAGAATTCATATATGTAGGAAAAATTTCATATTAACTTGAAAAGGAGATGTAGAACATGAGCAGGTTGGTAAAGATCCTCTGCACTGCCATGCTGATATCGCTTCTTCTGCCGGCAGTTGCAGAGGAGATACCGGTATACACGATAGCGGACACGACCGGGGACTGGGGGTACCCATCGCCGTACCTCCACTACTCCAGGGGTCCCGGATATGTGCGGATGAGCTTCATCTTCGATACCTTGGTCTGGAAGGACCAGAACGGCTTCGTGCCTGCGCTCGCAGAGAGCTGGGAGTATCTGAAGGACGAGAACGCGTACATCTTCAATCTGAATCCGAACGCGAAATGGCATGACGGCGAGCCATTCACAGCGGACGATGTGGTCTTCACGATCAACTACATAAAAGAGCATCCGTACCAGTGGGTCGACAGCAGCACTGTGGATAGGGCTGAGAAGATCGATGATCACACGGTTAAGATCTACCTGGCGAAGCCCTACGCCCCGTTCCTGGACCAGGTCGCAGGTACACTGCCGATCCTCCCGGAGCACATCTACATCGATGTGACGAAGCCGGAGGATTTCCAGGATGCGAAGGCGCTTACAGGCACAGGACCGTTCAAGCTTGTCGATTACAACAAGGCCCAGGGCACCTATCTGTACGAGGCTAATGAGGATTACTACCAGGGCGCTCCGAAGGTGAAGCAGCTCAAGTTCGTCAAGCTGAGCGAGGAGATGGCAGGGCCGGCGCTGAAGCGAGGCGAGGTCGATGCTGCGGCTGTGCCTCCAGAGGTCGCTGAGGGGCTCAGGGGCAGCTTCGTGGTTCTCGAGGGCGCGCACGACTGGCTCGCGAAGCTCATGATAAACCACAAGAAGGAGCCGTTCTCCGATGTCAGGTTCAGACAGGCTCTTGCGTATTCCATAGACAGGGAGAAGCTCGTTGAGATAGCCCAGCGCGGGTATGGTGTTCCTGCGAGCCCCGGCCTCTTCGCGCCTGACAGCGAGTGGTACAATCCGGATGTTGAGCAGTATGCCCATGATCCGGAGAAGGCGGGCGAGCTCCTGAAGGAGCTGGGGTATGAGAAGAAGGGGGTCTTCTTCGAGAAGGACGGAAAGACGCTGGAGGTTGAGCTTCTCGTCACATCGAGCAATGAGCGCGCTGGCGAGCTCATAAAAAGAGATCTGGAGGAGGCGGGCATAAAGGTCAACATGCGCAGCGTCGACTCGAAGACTCTTGATAACGCGGTCAACGAGTGGAACTTCGATCTCGCGCTCAGCGGGCACGGCGGAATGGGCGGAGATCCGGCGATACTGAACAAGGTGATCACAGGGTCTGGCTTCAACAGCGCCAGATACGATAACCAGGAGCTGAGTGATCTTCTCAAGAGGGAGATCTCGGAGATGGATCCGGAGAAGAGAAGAGAGCTGGTGAACGAGATACAGGAGGTCTACGCGAGAGAACTTCCAGCGCTCCCGCTCTACTACCCGACCAACTACTGGGCACACGACGGGAAGGTCGATCTCTTCTACACAAAGAACGGCGTTGGGAGCGGCGTGCCAATTCCGCTGAACAAGATGGCCTTCCTGGCCTGAATTTTTTTTGGAGGTGGATGATGAAGATACTGATATGCGGCAAGGGCGGTAGCGGTAAGAGCACAGTTTCAGCTCTTCTCGCCAGGGAGATTGCTGGAAGGGGCACGAGGGTTCTTGTGGTCGATGCTGACGAGTCCAACTTCGGAATTTACAGGATGCTCGGCTTTGATCAGCCGAAAGACTTCATGGAATCCTTAGGAGGAAAGAGGGCGCTCAGTGAGAGACTGATGCGTTTCATCAGATCCGAACGGAGAGAGGCGCTGAGCATAATTCCAGAGGAGTTCCAGATAAAGGATATACCTCCGGAGGTCGTGGTTGGTGATGAGATGGTAAAGCTCGTCGCCATAGGCAAGATCCACAACTTCGGCGAAGGGTGCGCGTGCCCCATGGGCGCTCTCGCCCGGGAGTTTCTGGAGAAGCTCAGGACCAATGGAGAATATGTGATCGTCGATACAGACGCTGGAATAGAGCACTTTGGGAGGGGTGTGGAGACAGGCTGCGATAAGATCGTGGCTGTCATAGATCCATGCTACGAGTCTGTACAGCTATCTGAGAAGATAGCTGAGATGGGCGAAAAGATTGGAAAAGATGTGTTTTTCATCGTGAACAGAATCGATGAGGACTCTGAGGACATCCTGGATATGATCGACAGGGACAGGGTCATCGGCGTGATACCGAAACGTAAGGATCTATTCAGGGCAAGCCTGACCGGCGGAGCACTCCCAGAGATCGCGATAATGGGAGAGATCGCCGACAGGCTGATCAGATAGATGGAACAACATAGTATCTCCTTCAGTCACAAGCTCCGGTCTTCAGGTCGGGCAGTTGGCAGATGGGATGAATGGACATGGAGAGCGAGATGGTACTAAGACCCATTGGGGTGATCCACACCCCCTTCACCAGCAGGGCCGAGGCGCCGCACCAGGGCAGGGTCTCCAGAGAGATCTGCGAGATCGAGATCTTTCCCGAGTTTGAGGATGGGCTGATGGATATTGAGAAATGCACGCATCTCATAGTGCTTTACTGGCTGGACAGAGCAGACAGAACGAAGCTCAGAGCTGTACCGCCTCATGACGGCCGTGTCCATGGGGTCTTTGCGACACGATCCCCGGATCGGCCGAATCCGGTGGCATTCAGTGTCGCAGAGCTGCTGTCTGTGGATGGGAGAAGGCTGCAGGTCAGGGGCCTGGACGCACTCGACGGCACACCGCTGATCGATATAAAGCCGTACTCTCCGGGAATAGATTGCGTTCCGGATGCTAAGATCGGCTGGTGGGATGAGAAGCAGAGCGGGAAGTGAGAGTTCCTGGAGGATCCTCAAAACCGGAGCAGATTGAGAATAAATCGCGGCAGCATGCCTGGCATGGCTCTTGCCACGTTCAAAAAAGCATTCGCGCTCTTTTTCCACAGACCTCCAGATGCCAGCAGATCACGGCCGGAGAGGGAGAGAAAGAGCCGGTCGATCTCATCATCGCTCATCGATCTGAGACTCTCAAGCGATGCCCTTCCGAGAACGTATTCGAGGCCGAGCTCCCGCCACCACCTTCTGCTGTACTCTGAGAGGCGCTTCCCGGATGCATCTCCTGCCAGGGCAGCTCTGCCTGCAACGTCGCCGCATATCGAACCGGCGTGCATCGAGTAGGCTAGCCCGCTCTGGGCTGCAGCCCCGCCTGTGACCATTATACTATCATCAACAATCCTCCCCGGAAGTGCTGCGATCGGGTCGCCGCCCCGCCTGGTCTCCATGATCCTCATCTGCTCCAGGCCGTGATATGAGTCGGCTCTTCTTCTGATGAACCTCTTCAGGAACGCGTCCAGAAACATCTGAACGTCTCTCCCGTGGCGTCTCACAAAGACCCCCAGCGTGGCCATGTCATCGCCAGCGGGTGAGAACGTGGCCTTCCATCCCGGTGCTATGCTCCCCACCCAGTACTCGAACCGATCCTCCTCCCCGATGCCCGGATGGCGCACATCGACCTCGACAGCCCAGGCCACGTCCTCTGGATGACGCATGGTTTTGATTCCCAGAGATGATGCAATCCGAGAATCCACACCGGCAGCATCTATGACGATCCTGGCATCGATCACATCGCCGGAGGAGAGCGAGAGCTCCATGCCATTCGAGGATCTCGATACAGACCTGACCTCTGATTCGATGATCTCAGCACCGCAGTCGGCTGCTGAGTTCAGGTGATGAGCATAAAACCTCTTCCTGTCCAGGAAATGGCCTCTTGCATCGATCTCAAGGGTATGGCCTGATGGGGAGACGAGCCGCATGCCACTGACCTGATGAATGGAGAACCGATCCACATTGAGATATGCAACAGATGCCATCCCATCGAATACCGTGTTGGCATTCGGCACCGATGCGAGATCCCTGTCGACGAGCACGGTCCTCGCGCCGGTACGGGCAGAGCATGCTGCAGCAGAGAGCCCGGCGGGCGATGCGCCGACAATAGCAACATCAAACTTCACCCTTCTCATGGATCTCCCCCAGGGCATCTGTTCAAGCCGGATCATCTATGATCATCTTATTAGCATGATAAAAAAGCATCATGCATTCAGAAGCGATCTGCGTTGTGATCCCTCTGGTCACCATGCTTCATGGCTGTTTATACATTCATCGGTTATTCTGCAGACTCAGCGGTCGATCA from Methanothrix sp. includes these protein-coding regions:
- a CDS encoding MFS transporter, encoding MTDLPKSIFPLYLSVFVSVLGFSVVAPVFPLYVLDLGATHLMLGIIISVYGAVQLLTQMPAGRLSDLRGRKPVLLVGLLTFAMMPLLYIYASNVYQLVLIRIFGGIGASMVWPVAMALIVDCVDQSHRGLAMGWYNASFYSAVAVGPVIGSILYGVFGIKAPFVFWSMFATAALVIVIFVVREPPIRSGVLSSNTHRSRLIIDGSMITFIICCSVVMLPGLIGGFNMTLLPELALSVGVGVSQLGILYLAYAGTNALSNIYFGRIADLGHRRLLISGGSLGCALGFAALGHGPGLLPQLLALSLLGLSSGMCTPAAAVVVSDVTSPERRGEIFGIFNTSRMLGVVIGPIIAGLTADLSGLAGALTAFLAVTLMISAMTLSLRET
- a CDS encoding tetratricopeptide repeat protein, giving the protein MHTKEKILIHKGIDMVKRGMHEKALEYYDRALEINPNSSDAWNNKGVALYNLDRIDEALQCYNRALEIDPDNLDAMRNIAFVHRARGDFEKAMELYETVMERGGDAYDLEAKATILVALGRFQEAIECIGRAYEMTPDPRFEVEMAAIIGKVQAMEDLARESSGSEQSGG
- the mmp10 gene encoding methyl coenzyme M reductase-arginine methyltransferase Mmp10 (Mmp10 (methanogenesis marker protein 10) is a cobalamin-requiring radical SAM methyltransferase that creates the methylarginine modification to methyl coenzyme M reductase.); its protein translation is MEILADVGGRPGIDCGGFCTYCYFRGVKPVPPFGCKHCLPFRKGCDYCTRAIIEGYPGFKPIDAVVFDVAQASYGATPDKVTISGGGDLSCYPDLLKLVRILGQKSVPIHLGYTSGKGFKRGDEADELVDAGVREVSFTVFSTDPELRRKYMHDKHPEAALSNLRIFCERCDVYAAAVLLKGVNDREVLERTCQDLEDMGAKGLILMRFANHPEQGLILGNAPIIPGQDVHTVEEFRDTVTEMNQRYRIRITGTPLWDPETKAPFALSHNTERLRSLPELRRSATIITGSIAAPLLERIFSALGGDVNVIATKKDVACLMTIDDLRDVDLSRVRRTVVIPGRMLAHEREVKKELSRDGIDRLIVRGPDRLTVDGEMSISMTEEEVIELELEAFAELIDEINALGV
- a CDS encoding FmdE family protein, which encodes MMRFVLSSICITLVLISCAFADDAAIQEIGVRAAEKAMSELSFQKGDENILVLTNAGYAIVSGMTTQKALKGVSETAGCSHGDGNLFQVLRPHWKPLWFYFFDKNSKEALYLEVKAEALSMSLEGLKAASDDAVFSKISKANVDLDYLLNNTDEGNRTFNEKIFDGNEFSLVGISNVWARNASFDFIQAASFHDHLCPGVTSGYMIAKYVEKELPINSSAESYKVIAVPPWCKDDALQILWDATVGKSGIFVMALTDTEKNALRAKYNQSDVAGIFVRWNDTAKQGDALVLSFNWTRMYELTETKDWKGPSWAPKLVMDVRMMDYWDEPEIAVSVIKRFQVDQNMLAQLQNAGMHPLKVAGVM
- a CDS encoding GIY-YIG nuclease family protein, producing MRSTRSACKNANAEIRMRGIYTLILDLEHGIRIRVGSLGEILFPEGYYAYTGSARGPGGFRRINRHIAVMNGENATRRWHIDYLLPHVILRDVITTATDRDLECEAARRIGVNCIPVARFGCTDCRCTSHLHYSPSYREMLFACRKAHRDLLNL
- a CDS encoding ABC transporter substrate-binding protein — its product is MSRLVKILCTAMLISLLLPAVAEEIPVYTIADTTGDWGYPSPYLHYSRGPGYVRMSFIFDTLVWKDQNGFVPALAESWEYLKDENAYIFNLNPNAKWHDGEPFTADDVVFTINYIKEHPYQWVDSSTVDRAEKIDDHTVKIYLAKPYAPFLDQVAGTLPILPEHIYIDVTKPEDFQDAKALTGTGPFKLVDYNKAQGTYLYEANEDYYQGAPKVKQLKFVKLSEEMAGPALKRGEVDAAAVPPEVAEGLRGSFVVLEGAHDWLAKLMINHKKEPFSDVRFRQALAYSIDREKLVEIAQRGYGVPASPGLFAPDSEWYNPDVEQYAHDPEKAGELLKELGYEKKGVFFEKDGKTLEVELLVTSSNERAGELIKRDLEEAGIKVNMRSVDSKTLDNAVNEWNFDLALSGHGGMGGDPAILNKVITGSGFNSARYDNQELSDLLKREISEMDPEKRRELVNEIQEVYARELPALPLYYPTNYWAHDGKVDLFYTKNGVGSGVPIPLNKMAFLA
- the tsaA gene encoding tRNA (N6-threonylcarbamoyladenosine(37)-N6)-methyltransferase TrmO translates to MVLRPIGVIHTPFTSRAEAPHQGRVSREICEIEIFPEFEDGLMDIEKCTHLIVLYWLDRADRTKLRAVPPHDGRVHGVFATRSPDRPNPVAFSVAELLSVDGRRLQVRGLDALDGTPLIDIKPYSPGIDCVPDAKIGWWDEKQSGK
- a CDS encoding AAA family ATPase, translated to MKILICGKGGSGKSTVSALLAREIAGRGTRVLVVDADESNFGIYRMLGFDQPKDFMESLGGKRALSERLMRFIRSERREALSIIPEEFQIKDIPPEVVVGDEMVKLVAIGKIHNFGEGCACPMGALAREFLEKLRTNGEYVIVDTDAGIEHFGRGVETGCDKIVAVIDPCYESVQLSEKIAEMGEKIGKDVFFIVNRIDEDSEDILDMIDRDRVIGVIPKRKDLFRASLTGGALPEIAIMGEIADRLIR
- a CDS encoding NAD(P)/FAD-dependent oxidoreductase, coding for MIRLEQMPWGRSMRRVKFDVAIVGASPAGLSAAACSARTGARTVLVDRDLASVPNANTVFDGMASVAYLNVDRFSIHQVSGMRLVSPSGHTLEIDARGHFLDRKRFYAHHLNSAADCGAEIIESEVRSVSRSSNGMELSLSSGDVIDARIVIDAAGVDSRIASSLGIKTMRHPEDVAWAVEVDVRHPGIGEEDRFEYWVGSIAPGWKATFSPAGDDMATLGVFVRRHGRDVQMFLDAFLKRFIRRRADSYHGLEQMRIMETRRGGDPIAALPGRIVDDSIMVTGGAAAQSGLAYSMHAGSICGDVAGRAALAGDASGKRLSEYSRRWWRELGLEYVLGRASLESLRSMSDDEIDRLFLSLSGRDLLASGGLWKKSANAFLNVARAMPGMLPRFILNLLRF
- a CDS encoding DUF3467 domain-containing protein gives rise to the protein MEVSIEVTRSPAFRQVYAIGAIGGHSPYDFRISFYNDSPRAFIEGGKQLSAVERSMEVEVILSPLAAKELAEWLMNHIKEYEKLFGEIKRPGKPKEPERSSQLQGYM
- a CDS encoding Lrp/AsnC ligand binding domain-containing protein; the encoded protein is MKGFIMINVEPGSEKQVFDSLQRIRDIKEVVPVYGEYDFIAIADVEAISDLNRIVLSVREIPSVTNTRTILGMELKF